Proteins from one Deinococcus budaensis genomic window:
- a CDS encoding CobW family GTP-binding protein, whose amino-acid sequence MTPSGARPDDRIPVLVIGGFLGAGKTTLVNHLIRSLPHRLGVIVNEFGQAGVDGSLIERLQDDVTELTAGCLCCTGRDDLLRALVTTSMREQKPDAVLVELSGVADPTPVLTTLLERSVRAAFRVTTLVAVVDARHVLQTLREHPEAARQLAYANVIVLNKTDLADPVRLGHAEDVLRGVNPLARMVRVERGQVDAGALLARDDFDPRVLEGAEPVRHTPGLTSFSLRSDTPLDPYRWQRFMTGHILTRPAEVLRVKRRLSLHGYPHPVLFQAVRDLFTADAWEGEPGASELVFIGRGLDRAEYEAAWAGCVAERA is encoded by the coding sequence ATGACCCCGTCTGGCGCCCGCCCCGATGACCGCATTCCTGTCCTCGTGATCGGCGGCTTTCTGGGGGCGGGCAAGACCACGCTGGTCAACCACCTGATTCGCTCGCTGCCCCACCGCCTCGGCGTGATCGTGAACGAGTTCGGGCAGGCGGGCGTGGACGGCAGCCTGATCGAGCGCCTTCAGGATGACGTGACCGAGCTGACCGCCGGGTGCCTGTGCTGCACGGGGCGGGATGACCTGCTGCGGGCGCTGGTGACCACCTCGATGAGGGAGCAGAAGCCCGACGCCGTGCTCGTCGAGCTGAGCGGGGTGGCCGACCCCACGCCCGTGCTGACCACCCTGCTGGAACGCTCGGTGCGGGCCGCCTTCCGGGTGACCACGCTGGTCGCGGTGGTGGACGCCCGGCACGTCCTCCAGACCCTGCGCGAGCACCCGGAAGCGGCGCGGCAGCTCGCCTACGCGAACGTGATCGTCCTGAACAAGACCGACCTCGCCGATCCCGTGCGGCTGGGTCACGCCGAGGACGTATTGCGCGGCGTCAATCCCCTCGCCCGCATGGTGCGGGTAGAGCGCGGACAGGTGGACGCAGGCGCCCTGCTCGCCCGCGACGACTTCGACCCGCGTGTGCTGGAGGGAGCCGAACCCGTGCGGCATACGCCCGGCCTGACCTCCTTCAGCCTGCGCTCGGACACGCCGCTGGACCCCTACCGTTGGCAGCGCTTCATGACGGGGCATATCCTCACGCGCCCCGCCGAGGTGCTGCGGGTCAAGAGGAGGCTCTCGCTCCACGGCTATCCCCACCCGGTCCTCTTTCAGGCCGTGCGCGACCTCTTCACCGCCGACGCCTGGGAGGGGGAGCCGGGGGCGTCCGAACTCGTCTTCATCGGGCGGGGGCTGGACCGGGCCGAGTACGAGGCGGCGTGGGCGGGGTGCGTGGCCGAGCGGGCATAA
- a CDS encoding GGDEF domain-containing protein, whose amino-acid sequence MHAEPGTADAHRRGRARGGAETGQPAAPPTGDFSIFTPGYVRSLDRAFRRIFPAMGVAELLRAALEWQAHPLDAWLNAAFGAVFLAGALGLRLHRSALTVIRGAFLLACAVALSFYVLSYALLPPGLAAAETGYVLAGHYMYLLYVLMLLCWLLFPPPWASRVALTLLLASLLLGLLASGLALSEGRATLTGVLNYGLHHALVGGSLYVLLGVFTAVYARQARLERDRARLSRDALTDPLTGLANRRAFDAALEREVQASHAPGRPLSLVTLDVDHFKAVNDTHGHDAGDRVLMELAALLRQQVRASDLPARWGGEEFAWLLPGAPAAAAVRTAERLRVAAGSHDFGCGRLTVSLGAATLRPGESGAELFARADGALYRAKQSGRNRVEVG is encoded by the coding sequence ATGCACGCAGAACCAGGGACCGCCGATGCGCACCGCCGGGGCCGGGCGCGGGGAGGGGCGGAGACGGGGCAGCCCGCCGCTCCCCCGACCGGCGACTTTTCCATCTTCACGCCGGGGTACGTCCGGTCGCTGGACCGGGCCTTTCGGCGCATCTTTCCCGCCATGGGCGTGGCCGAACTGCTGCGGGCCGCGCTGGAATGGCAGGCCCACCCGCTGGACGCCTGGCTCAATGCGGCCTTTGGGGCGGTGTTCCTGGCGGGTGCCCTGGGGCTGAGGCTGCACCGCTCCGCGCTGACGGTGATTCGGGGGGCCTTCCTGCTGGCCTGCGCGGTCGCGCTGAGCTTCTACGTCCTCTCCTACGCGCTGCTGCCGCCCGGGCTGGCCGCTGCCGAGACGGGGTACGTCCTCGCCGGGCACTACATGTACCTGCTGTACGTGCTGATGCTGCTGTGCTGGCTGCTCTTTCCGCCCCCCTGGGCCTCGCGCGTGGCGCTGACCCTCTTGCTCGCCAGCCTGCTGCTGGGGCTGCTCGCCAGCGGGCTGGCCCTCTCGGAAGGCCGCGCGACCCTGACCGGCGTGCTGAATTACGGGCTGCACCACGCCCTCGTCGGCGGAAGCTTGTACGTGCTCCTCGGCGTGTTCACGGCGGTGTACGCCCGGCAGGCCCGGCTGGAGCGCGACCGCGCCCGCCTGAGCCGCGACGCCCTGACCGATCCGCTGACCGGGCTGGCCAACCGCCGGGCCTTTGACGCCGCGCTGGAGCGCGAGGTGCAGGCCAGCCACGCTCCCGGCCGCCCCCTGAGTCTGGTCACGCTGGACGTGGACCATTTCAAGGCCGTCAACGACACCCACGGACACGATGCGGGCGACCGGGTGCTGATGGAGCTGGCCGCGCTCCTGCGGCAGCAGGTCCGCGCCAGCGACCTGCCCGCCCGCTGGGGCGGCGAGGAGTTCGCCTGGTTGCTGCCGGGCGCCCCGGCGGCGGCGGCCGTGCGCACGGCCGAGCGGCTGCGCGTGGCCGCCGGGTCCCACGACTTCGGCTGCGGGCGCCTGACGGTCAGCCTCGGCGCGGCCACCCTGCGCCCCGGCGAGTCGGGCGCGGAGCTGTTCGCGCGGGCCGATGGGGCGCTCTACCGCGCCAAGCAGTCGGGCCGCAACCGGGTCGAGGTGGGCTGA
- a CDS encoding ABC transporter ATP-binding protein, producing MTRRLYGLLTPYRRTVGLGLMLLVGSVAAELYPPLVWIRVVDQGIPARDWTLIGGQLALLVGVFGLQQLLSAWRGLLLERAGQQLTLDLRLSVYRKLQGQSASYFEAQRTGDLIARVTGDVDALQDVLVRGTDAVLANALRLIGVVAIFIALQPLLGVLVTLPMLAVALMLRRYARTVRPAYRAARTRLGDLTALIADRLAGVRVVQGSAREGTEERKVAALAGELYAEQVKAVVLRNRAFPLARFVANFGNVLMLGGGAWLILAGQFTLGGLLAYRGYGRYFYGPIDDLVNIGDLLQRAEASGRRVFEVLDAPVAVAESPGAQPLPEPARGEVRFEGVTFGYDPARPVLRDVTLTLPAGQRVAVLGASGAGKSTMLSLVPRGHDPLEGRVLLDGVDVRDLTLASLRTHAAAMPQDTCLFHDTVLENVRYARPDASPQEVEAALEAAYALEFVRALPQGLDTLVGERGVRLSGGQRQRLAIARTLLARPTVLLLDEPTSAVDAESEAVVVAALGRLMRGRTALIVTHRLSLARTSDRVLVLDGGRIVEDGPPDVLRARGGAYAALERAARGLDGTLPGEWPDDLSLPAEPLLRLPSDS from the coding sequence GTGACCCGCCGCCTCTACGGGCTGCTCACGCCCTACCGCCGCACGGTGGGGCTGGGATTGATGCTCCTCGTGGGCAGCGTGGCGGCCGAGCTGTACCCGCCGCTGGTCTGGATTCGGGTGGTGGACCAGGGGATTCCGGCGCGCGACTGGACCTTGATCGGGGGGCAGCTCGCCCTGCTCGTCGGGGTGTTCGGGCTGCAACAGCTCCTCTCGGCGTGGCGCGGGCTGCTGCTGGAGCGGGCGGGGCAGCAGCTCACGCTGGACCTGCGCCTGAGCGTGTACCGCAAGCTTCAGGGCCAGTCCGCGAGCTACTTCGAGGCGCAGCGCACCGGGGACCTGATCGCCCGCGTGACCGGGGACGTGGACGCCCTGCAGGACGTGCTGGTGCGCGGGACCGACGCGGTGCTGGCGAACGCCCTGCGGCTGATCGGCGTGGTCGCCATCTTCATCGCGCTGCAACCGCTCCTGGGGGTGCTGGTCACGCTGCCGATGCTCGCCGTCGCGCTGATGCTGCGGCGCTACGCCCGCACGGTGCGGCCCGCCTACCGCGCGGCGCGGACGCGGCTGGGGGACCTCACGGCGCTGATCGCAGACCGCCTCGCGGGGGTGCGGGTGGTGCAAGGCTCCGCGCGGGAGGGGACGGAGGAGCGCAAAGTGGCGGCGCTCGCGGGCGAGTTGTACGCCGAACAGGTCAAGGCGGTCGTCCTGCGCAACCGCGCCTTTCCGCTGGCCCGCTTCGTGGCGAACTTCGGCAACGTCTTGATGCTGGGGGGCGGCGCGTGGCTGATTCTGGCCGGGCAGTTCACGCTGGGCGGGCTGCTGGCCTACCGGGGCTACGGGCGCTACTTCTACGGCCCGATCGACGACCTCGTGAACATCGGGGACCTGCTGCAACGCGCCGAGGCGAGCGGGCGGCGGGTCTTCGAGGTGCTGGACGCGCCCGTGGCGGTGGCCGAATCGCCCGGTGCTCAGCCCCTCCCCGAACCCGCGCGGGGAGAAGTGCGCTTCGAGGGCGTGACCTTCGGCTACGACCCCGCCCGGCCGGTGCTGCGGGACGTGACGCTGACCCTTCCGGCCGGGCAGCGGGTGGCGGTGCTGGGGGCGTCGGGGGCGGGCAAAAGCACGATGCTCTCGCTGGTGCCGCGCGGGCATGATCCCCTGGAAGGCCGAGTGCTGCTGGACGGGGTGGACGTGCGCGACCTGACCCTGGCGAGCCTGCGCACCCACGCCGCCGCCATGCCGCAGGACACCTGCCTCTTTCACGACACGGTGCTGGAGAACGTGCGCTACGCCCGCCCCGACGCCAGCCCGCAGGAGGTCGAGGCCGCGCTGGAGGCCGCCTACGCCCTGGAGTTCGTGCGGGCGCTGCCGCAGGGCCTCGACACGCTGGTGGGCGAACGCGGGGTGAGGCTCAGCGGCGGCCAGCGCCAGCGCCTCGCCATCGCGCGGACGCTGCTGGCGCGGCCCACGGTCCTCCTGCTGGACGAGCCGACGAGCGCCGTGGACGCCGAGAGCGAAGCCGTCGTGGTGGCGGCCCTGGGGCGGTTGATGCGCGGGCGAACGGCCCTGATCGTGACCCACCGCCTCAGCCTCGCGCGGACCTCCGACCGGGTGCTGGTGCTTGACGGGGGGCGCATTGTGGAGGACGGCCCACCCGACGTGTTGCGGGCGCGGGGCGGCGCCTATGCCGCGCTGGAACGGGCCGCGCGGGGACTGGACGGCACGCTGCCCGGTGAGTGGCCGGACGACCTGTCGCTGCCTGCCGAACCCCTCCTGCGGCTTCCGTCCGATTCCTGA
- a CDS encoding flavin reductase family protein, with translation MTDPVHEGIPPYEFRQTLGRFASGVTVITAQDGGERRGMTASAFVSVSLTPPLILVSVDHRAQMHGLLGREDVTRFGVSVLSLAQRHLSDHFAGRPGPEEAVPWFTHEGLPLIGGSVAQLVCRKQQVIPAGDHTLYLGLVEYARYTDDDPLVYFRGQYHELG, from the coding sequence ATGACTGACCCCGTTCACGAAGGCATTCCCCCTTACGAGTTCCGGCAGACACTGGGGCGTTTTGCCAGCGGCGTGACGGTCATCACGGCGCAGGACGGCGGGGAACGCCGGGGCATGACGGCCAGCGCCTTCGTGTCGGTGAGCCTGACGCCGCCCCTGATTCTGGTGAGCGTGGACCACCGCGCGCAGATGCACGGGCTGCTGGGGCGGGAGGACGTGACCCGCTTCGGTGTGAGCGTGCTCAGCCTCGCGCAGCGCCACCTCAGCGACCACTTTGCGGGGCGGCCCGGGCCGGAGGAGGCGGTGCCGTGGTTCACCCACGAGGGCCTGCCGCTGATCGGCGGGAGCGTGGCGCAACTGGTGTGCCGCAAGCAGCAGGTCATCCCGGCGGGCGACCATACCCTCTACCTGGGGCTGGTCGAGTACGCCCGCTACACCGACGACGATCCGCTGGTCTACTTCCGGGGCCAGTATCACGAGCTGGGCTGA
- a CDS encoding family 10 glycosylhydrolase: protein MAPVTDPPVLGPPVPAPGAPALPLPSPVLPSPVPPGPALPAPVQPAPVPAAPISTVRGLWVDAFGPGLKTRAQVAQTVEDAAALGVNTLFVQAVRRGDCLCLRGSVPHITDRDFERNFDPLTIVTRLAHARGMRVIAWVSVTGGVNARVPNTHPKHVSRLHGPASGAASWMSRRPDGSWLEGADGWLDPAIPAAADHMVESVVSLVRNYPVDGVQLDRIRYPDGGAWGYDPKTLARYRAESGTKGTPAASDPRWQAWKREQVTALVRRVSLEVKAIRPTAWVSAATITYGAPPAPGDLAAFRRSRTYADVLQDWPTWMREGYLDLNVLMNYKRDSVGEQGAWLDGWNAFAASVRAGSEVAGGTALYLNPPGITAAQATRTVASGLGWVGYSYRTPTLDVYGTRQSTGQGLEAIRSALTAPGGALATPVAWKGKPPTVRGLAGRVVGTAVPGSRVVEAVQEGRVVARTLTDGGGHYGFLTLPPGRVEVRVSGQRWVEAVPETGVVRFPDLLVRDVAPAPAASGKP, encoded by the coding sequence ATGGCCCCGGTGACGGACCCTCCCGTCCTGGGTCCCCCGGTCCCCGCTCCCGGTGCACCGGCGCTCCCGCTGCCCAGCCCAGTCCTGCCCAGCCCAGTCCCGCCTGGTCCGGCCCTGCCCGCGCCGGTGCAGCCGGCTCCGGTTCCGGCCGCGCCCATCAGCACCGTGCGCGGGCTGTGGGTGGACGCCTTCGGGCCGGGCCTCAAGACGCGGGCGCAGGTCGCGCAGACGGTCGAGGACGCCGCCGCGCTGGGCGTGAACACCCTCTTCGTGCAGGCGGTGCGGCGGGGCGACTGCCTGTGCCTGCGGGGCAGCGTGCCGCACATCACCGACCGCGACTTCGAGCGCAACTTCGATCCGCTGACCATCGTGACCCGGCTGGCGCACGCCCGCGGGATGCGGGTGATCGCCTGGGTCAGCGTGACGGGCGGGGTGAACGCCCGGGTGCCCAACACCCACCCCAAACACGTGTCGCGGCTGCACGGCCCGGCGTCGGGCGCCGCGTCGTGGATGTCGCGGCGCCCCGACGGCTCCTGGCTGGAGGGCGCCGACGGCTGGCTCGACCCGGCGATTCCCGCCGCCGCCGACCACATGGTCGAGTCGGTGGTCAGCCTGGTGCGCAACTATCCGGTCGACGGGGTGCAGCTCGACCGCATCCGCTACCCCGACGGCGGCGCCTGGGGCTACGACCCCAAGACGCTGGCGCGCTACCGCGCCGAGAGCGGCACCAAAGGCACCCCCGCCGCTTCCGATCCGCGCTGGCAGGCCTGGAAGCGCGAGCAGGTCACGGCCCTGGTGCGCCGCGTCAGTCTGGAGGTCAAGGCCATTCGCCCGACCGCCTGGGTGAGTGCGGCGACCATCACCTACGGGGCGCCGCCCGCGCCGGGAGACCTCGCCGCCTTTCGCCGCTCGCGCACCTACGCCGACGTGCTTCAGGACTGGCCGACCTGGATGCGTGAGGGCTACCTCGACCTCAACGTTCTGATGAACTACAAGCGTGACAGCGTGGGCGAGCAGGGCGCGTGGCTGGACGGCTGGAACGCCTTTGCCGCCAGCGTGCGCGCCGGAAGCGAGGTCGCGGGCGGCACCGCCCTGTACCTCAACCCGCCCGGGATCACTGCCGCGCAGGCGACGCGCACGGTGGCCTCCGGCCTGGGCTGGGTGGGCTACTCGTACCGCACGCCCACCCTGGACGTGTACGGCACCCGCCAGAGCACCGGCCAGGGGCTGGAGGCGATTCGCAGCGCCCTCACCGCGCCGGGCGGCGCGCTCGCCACCCCGGTCGCCTGGAAGGGCAAGCCGCCCACCGTGCGCGGGCTGGCCGGCCGGGTCGTGGGCACCGCTGTGCCGGGGAGCCGGGTCGTCGAGGCCGTGCAGGAGGGCCGGGTCGTCGCGCGCACGCTGACCGACGGCGGCGGGCACTACGGTTTCCTGACGTTGCCGCCGGGGCGGGTCGAGGTCCGGGTCAGCGGGCAGCGCTGGGTGGAGGCGGTGCCCGAGACGGGGGTGGTGCGCTTTCCCGATCTGCTGGTGCGGGATGTGGCGCCTGCTCCAGCGGCGAGCGGGAAGCCGTAA